In one Oncorhynchus tshawytscha isolate Ot180627B unplaced genomic scaffold, Otsh_v2.0 Un_contig_4972_pilon_pilon, whole genome shotgun sequence genomic region, the following are encoded:
- the LOC112216414 gene encoding cyclin-T2-like isoform X3 — MATNSLHLTTFCLQHKPTVIACVCIHLACKWSNWEIPVSTDGKHWWEYLDRTVTLTLLDELTNEFLQILEKTPSRLKRIRNWRVGSALTTGATQAAKKPKMDSQTGDTSFQGTSSLDGITGVAGSNSFFSSSLSDSGEMASLDDMSIPFPPYQALAGDHAELLGLDQGLAFLPQAIPSKYPSGKHEHKTASAGKHPQALPNNPSPFTRPPQKLSLDKYREKQAADLQTMQNGVREEQSGVDMYQSPALPHHQSHKRRSQPGQGVSQHGDSRRDKASSKKTRGLPPQASAVENGVAASNEELKMRIKVSAERDQGGHVGVPQGKEKYKDHSGPSRHPKHGHSHPYSLSGNGRGAIDPALRVLGGHGSDLGGSSSSSRKRANPDVSSHNNHHHSAKSSRSSKGAGGSSHYSSDGGGGPRTVERHHGGPEGSNGVLGSNGQHTDYKDTFDMLDSLLSAQGMNL, encoded by the exons ATGGCTACCAACAG CCTCCACCTCACCACGTTCTGCCTGCAGCACAAGCCCACAGTCATCGCCTGCGTCTGCATCCACCTGGCCTGTAAATGGTCCAACTGGGAGATCCCGGTCTCCACTGATGGGAAACACTGGTGGGAGTATCTGGACCGCACCGTCACGCTCACACTGTTGGACG AGCTGACCAATGAATTCCTGCAGATTCTGGAGAAGACGCCCAGCAGGCTGAAAAGGATACGTAACTGGAGGGTAGGTTCTGCTCTCACAACTGGT GCCACACAAGCTGCCAAGAAGCCCAAGATGGACAGTCAAACGGGCGACACCTCCTTCCAAGGGACCTCCTCATTGGACGGCATCACCGGTGTGGCCGGCAGCAACTCATTCTTCTCTTCGTCTCTGTCAGACTCTGGGGAGATGGCTTCACTAGACGACATGTCTATCCCGTTCCCTCCCTACCAGGCCCTGGCTGGGGACCACGCTGAGCTGCTGGGGCTGGACCAGGGCCTTGCCTTTCTTCCTCAAGCCATCCCTTCAAAGTACCCATCAGGCAAACACGAACACAAAACGGCCAGTGCAGGCAAGCACCCACAGGCCCTACCCAATAACCCCTCGCCCTTCACCCGGCCCCCACAGAAACTCTCCCTGGATaagtacagagagaaacaggcagcAGACCTGCAGACCATGCAGAACGGTGTCCGAGAGGAGCAGAGCGGTGTGGACATGTACCAGTCCCCCGCCCTCCCTCACCACCAGTCCCATAAAAGACGCTCCCAGCCTGGGCAGGGTGTCTCCCAGCACGGGGACAGCAGGAGGGACAAGGCCAGCTCTAAAAAGACACGAGGTCTCCCACCACAGGCTTCGGCGGTTGAGAACGGCGTTGCGGCCAGCAACGAGGAGCTAAAGATGAGAATCAAAGTATCAGCTGAGAGGGACCAGGGCGGCCATGTTGGTGTCCCACAGGGCAAAGAGAAGTACAAAGACCACTCTGGCCCCAGCAGACACCCCAAGCACGGCCACTCGCACCCCTATTCCCTCAGCGGGAACGGCCGAGGGGCCATCGACCCCGCACTCAGAGTCCTCGGGGGCCATGGTAGCGACCTAGGGGGCTCCAGTTCCTCCTCCAGGAAACGGGCCAACCCTGACGTCAGTAGTcataacaaccaccaccactctgCTAAGAGCAGCAGGAGTTCCAAAGGGGCCGGAGGCTCCTCCCACTACTCTTCGGACGGTGGTGGTGGCCCGAGGACTGTGGAGAGACACCACGGTGGCCCGGAGGGGTCAAATGGAGTGCTGGGGTCTAACGGCCAACACACCGACTACAAAGACACTTTTGACATGCTGGACTCTCTGCTAAGTGCCCAGGGAATGAACCTGTAA
- the LOC112216414 gene encoding cyclin-T2-like isoform X4, with the protein MDSQTGDTSFQGTSSLDGITGVAGSNSFFSSSLSDSGEMASLDDMSIPFPPYQALAGDHAELLGLDQGLAFLPQAIPSKYPSGKHEHKTASAGKHPQALPNNPSPFTRPPQKLSLDKYREKQAADLQTMQNGVREEQSGVDMYQSPALPHHQSHKRRSQPGQGVSQHGDSRRDKASSKKTRGLPPQASAVENGVAASNEELKMRIKVSAERDQGGHVGVPQGKEKYKDHSGPSRHPKHGHSHPYSLSGNGRGAIDPALRVLGGHGSDLGGSSSSSRKRANPDVSSHNNHHHSAKSSRSSKGAGGSSHYSSDGGGGPRTVERHHGGPEGSNGVLGSNGQHTDYKDTFDMLDSLLSAQGMNL; encoded by the coding sequence ATGGACAGTCAAACGGGCGACACCTCCTTCCAAGGGACCTCCTCATTGGACGGCATCACCGGTGTGGCCGGCAGCAACTCATTCTTCTCTTCGTCTCTGTCAGACTCTGGGGAGATGGCTTCACTAGACGACATGTCTATCCCGTTCCCTCCCTACCAGGCCCTGGCTGGGGACCACGCTGAGCTGCTGGGGCTGGACCAGGGCCTTGCCTTTCTTCCTCAAGCCATCCCTTCAAAGTACCCATCAGGCAAACACGAACACAAAACGGCCAGTGCAGGCAAGCACCCACAGGCCCTACCCAATAACCCCTCGCCCTTCACCCGGCCCCCACAGAAACTCTCCCTGGATaagtacagagagaaacaggcagcAGACCTGCAGACCATGCAGAACGGTGTCCGAGAGGAGCAGAGCGGTGTGGACATGTACCAGTCCCCCGCCCTCCCTCACCACCAGTCCCATAAAAGACGCTCCCAGCCTGGGCAGGGTGTCTCCCAGCACGGGGACAGCAGGAGGGACAAGGCCAGCTCTAAAAAGACACGAGGTCTCCCACCACAGGCTTCGGCGGTTGAGAACGGCGTTGCGGCCAGCAACGAGGAGCTAAAGATGAGAATCAAAGTATCAGCTGAGAGGGACCAGGGCGGCCATGTTGGTGTCCCACAGGGCAAAGAGAAGTACAAAGACCACTCTGGCCCCAGCAGACACCCCAAGCACGGCCACTCGCACCCCTATTCCCTCAGCGGGAACGGCCGAGGGGCCATCGACCCCGCACTCAGAGTCCTCGGGGGCCATGGTAGCGACCTAGGGGGCTCCAGTTCCTCCTCCAGGAAACGGGCCAACCCTGACGTCAGTAGTcataacaaccaccaccactctgCTAAGAGCAGCAGGAGTTCCAAAGGGGCCGGAGGCTCCTCCCACTACTCTTCGGACGGTGGTGGTGGCCCGAGGACTGTGGAGAGACACCACGGTGGCCCGGAGGGGTCAAATGGAGTGCTGGGGTCTAACGGCCAACACACCGACTACAAAGACACTTTTGACATGCTGGACTCTCTGCTAAGTGCCCAGGGAATGAACCTGTAA